A window from Chloroflexota bacterium encodes these proteins:
- a CDS encoding TIGR04076 family protein, whose translation MAEIIARVISQKGTCSAGHRLGDEFVIGEKTPPGMCPWAFYTLFPFAGVLQFGGSFPWEDDKDRATIACPDAGNPVVFELRRCLPQD comes from the coding sequence ATGGCTGAGATTATAGCCAGGGTGATATCCCAAAAGGGGACCTGCTCGGCTGGGCACCGCTTGGGCGATGAGTTTGTCATAGGGGAGAAAACCCCACCGGGCATGTGTCCCTGGGCCTTTTACACCCTCTTCCCTTTTGCCGGGGTACTGCAGTTTGGGGGCTCGTTCCCCTGGGAAGATGACAAAGACAGAGCCACCATCGCCTGCCCGGACGCGGGAAATCCGGTGGTGTTTGAGTTGAGACGGTGTCTGCCCCAGGATTAG
- a CDS encoding pyridoxamine 5'-phosphate oxidase family protein: MKEDLRKAIVKYLDTHRHCTLATVSEDGSAHASTVSYVNQGLDIYFMTDPSSRKAKNMAFCNKMAFAVTEDYLDWDEIRGVHLSGTVEWIKDEADLKRVQKMFGDKFPQVHKYLGGYGVTIDIIPFLKISPGKIDYLDFSKGFNHWDTLEL; the protein is encoded by the coding sequence ATGAAGGAAGATCTGAGGAAGGCTATCGTCAAGTATCTGGACACTCACCGCCACTGCACCTTGGCCACGGTAAGCGAGGATGGCAGTGCACATGCCAGTACCGTATCCTACGTGAACCAGGGACTCGACATCTACTTCATGACTGACCCCAGCAGCCGGAAGGCGAAGAACATGGCGTTCTGCAACAAGATGGCTTTTGCTGTTACTGAGGACTATCTGGACTGGGATGAGATCAGGGGAGTGCATTTGTCCGGCACTGTCGAATGGATCAAGGATGAGGCAGACCTGAAGCGGGTGCAGAAGATGTTTGGCGACAAGTTTCCCCAGGTCCACAAATACCTGGGCGGCTATGGAGTTACCATCGACATCATCCCCTTCCTCAAGATCAGCCCCGGCAAGATTGACTATCTGGACTTCTCCAAGGGCTTCAATCACTGGGATACCCTGGAGTTGTG